The following coding sequences lie in one bacterium genomic window:
- the tssI gene encoding type VI secretion system tip protein TssI/VgrG yields MPVIRSSSEADFTFEAQDYSGELRVVSFSGSEGISSLFRFSLELASEDAEIDFETIVGKPAILTIYGEERERYVSGIVSRFEQNAVGARFTQYSAELVPAVWLLSYRYKCRIFQEKTVEEIITQVLEEAGIPSDRFRFSLQNQYQPCEYCVQYQESELNFISRLMEEEGIFYFFEHTDSGHVLVMADSDSVHVPIESPDTVIFHEPRGGVPSEEHVSEWSYSEEVRPGAVMLRDFNFQQPTLDLQKTADAGRDTALEIYHYPGEYQTAEAGQNLAAIQLEEFQASRQIGAGSSVCRRFLPGFRFTLDQHPRASFNQEYLLTSVSHTGSQPQVLEEEAGGGGGAVYENQFGVIPYSTPYRPSRTTPKPRVQGTQTAIVVGPSGEEIYTDEHGRVKVQFHWDREGQNDENSSCWIRVSQLWAGANWGAMWIPRIGHEVIVDFLEGDPDRPIITGRVYHGDNRPPYPLPDEKTKGTIKSDSSLGGGGSNEIRFEDKKGSEEVYIHAQKDMNEKIENNMSTSVGNDQSLSVGHDRTKTVQNDEKNTIQNNRTTEINDGDDKLTVKTGDRIIEINTGDHKLTVKTGHRLVDVDTGNDKLTVKTGNREVEVNTGDDKLTVKTGNREVEVNTGDEKLTVSSGSKTDTIKGPYEITVNSAHFKIKCGGSELILNHSGLIEIKGKDINIQGTGGDVKIKGMNVESSADVSNNTKGAMVMSEAKGMNVIKGGMVQLNP; encoded by the coding sequence ATGCCAGTTATTCGATCATCAAGTGAGGCAGATTTTACCTTTGAAGCTCAGGACTATTCTGGTGAACTGAGGGTAGTTAGCTTCAGTGGCAGCGAAGGGATATCATCGCTTTTTCGATTCAGCCTGGAATTGGCCTCGGAAGATGCCGAGATTGACTTTGAAACCATTGTGGGCAAGCCGGCGATCTTGACCATTTACGGGGAAGAAAGGGAGCGGTATGTCAGCGGAATTGTGAGCCGCTTTGAACAAAACGCTGTGGGGGCTCGGTTTACCCAATATTCGGCCGAACTTGTTCCGGCTGTCTGGCTGTTGTCCTACCGATACAAGTGCCGCATCTTTCAAGAAAAGACCGTGGAGGAGATCATTACCCAGGTGTTAGAGGAAGCAGGCATCCCCAGCGATCGATTCAGGTTCAGCCTGCAAAATCAATATCAACCCTGTGAGTATTGTGTCCAGTATCAAGAATCAGAGCTGAATTTTATCTCGCGGCTGATGGAAGAGGAAGGTATCTTCTATTTCTTTGAGCATACTGACAGCGGCCATGTCCTGGTTATGGCCGATAGTGACAGTGTTCATGTGCCGATTGAATCACCGGATACGGTAATCTTTCATGAGCCAAGGGGTGGAGTGCCCAGCGAAGAACACGTCTCTGAGTGGAGCTATTCTGAAGAGGTTCGTCCTGGGGCGGTTATGCTGCGGGACTTTAATTTTCAGCAGCCAACCCTGGACCTTCAAAAAACGGCTGACGCCGGACGTGACACGGCCCTGGAAATCTACCATTATCCTGGTGAATATCAGACGGCGGAGGCCGGGCAAAATTTAGCCGCTATCCAGTTGGAAGAATTCCAGGCCTCTCGTCAGATCGGGGCAGGCAGCAGCGTTTGCCGGCGATTTCTGCCGGGTTTTCGTTTCACCCTTGACCAGCATCCCCGCGCCTCCTTTAACCAGGAATATCTGCTCACCAGTGTTTCTCATACCGGTTCCCAACCTCAGGTATTAGAGGAGGAAGCCGGAGGGGGCGGCGGTGCCGTGTATGAGAATCAGTTTGGGGTGATTCCCTACTCCACCCCTTACCGTCCTTCCCGAACCACCCCTAAGCCCAGGGTCCAGGGAACGCAGACGGCCATTGTGGTTGGGCCGAGTGGTGAAGAGATTTACACCGACGAGCATGGCCGGGTAAAGGTGCAATTCCATTGGGACCGGGAGGGTCAAAACGACGAGAACAGCTCCTGCTGGATTAGGGTCAGCCAGTTATGGGCCGGCGCTAACTGGGGGGCGATGTGGATCCCGCGTATCGGCCATGAAGTGATCGTTGACTTTCTGGAAGGCGACCCGGATCGACCCATCATCACCGGCCGGGTCTATCACGGCGACAATCGGCCGCCTTACCCTCTACCGGATGAGAAGACCAAAGGCACCATTAAATCAGATAGTTCATTAGGCGGCGGCGGTTCTAATGAAATCCGATTCGAGGACAAAAAGGGCAGTGAAGAGGTTTATATCCATGCCCAGAAGGATATGAACGAAAAGATTGAGAATAATATGAGCACCAGTGTGGGAAACGACCAATCGCTTAGCGTCGGCCATGATCGGACTAAAACCGTCCAAAACGACGAGAAGAATACCATCCAGAACAATCGCACCACCGAAATCAATGATGGTGACGACAAATTGACGGTCAAAACCGGTGACCGCATTATCGAGATCAACACGGGTGATCACAAACTTACCGTCAAAACCGGCCACCGGCTTGTCGATGTCGATACCGGTAATGATAAACTTACCGTCAAAACCGGTAATCGGGAGGTCGAAGTCAATACCGGTGATGATAAACTTACCGTCAAAACCGGTAATCGGGAGGTCGAAGTCAATACCGGCGATGAAAAACTGACTGTTTCATCTGGAAGCAAGACTGATACAATCAAGGGGCCATACGAGATAACCGTCAACAGCGCTCATTTTAAAATCAAATGCGGCGGCAGCGAACTTATTCTCAATCACAGCGGTTTAATTGAAATTAAGGGTAAGGATATCAACATCCAAGGAACAGGCGGTGACGTCAAGATCAAAGGTATGAACGTTGAATCGAGTGCTGATGTCTCCAACAATACTAAAGGGGCTATGGTGATGTCCGAGGCGAAAGGAATGAATGTCATCAAGGGCGGCATGGTCCAACTCAACCCCTAG